One window from the genome of Engraulis encrasicolus isolate BLACKSEA-1 chromosome 16, IST_EnEncr_1.0, whole genome shotgun sequence encodes:
- the tmtopsa gene encoding teleost multiple tissue opsin a codes for MIVSNLSLSTCARSESVLCSSAGDGYLEDTSHRTLSPTGHLVVAVCLGFIGSLGFLNNLVVLVLFCRYKLLRSPINLLLINISLSDMLVCVLGTPFSFAASTQGRWLIGARGCVWYGFANTLFGIVSLISLAVLSYERYSTMLGSTEADSTNYRKVSVGVALSWLYSLGWSVPPLFGWSRYGPEGPGTTCSVNWTTKTANNISYIICLFVFCLLLPFMVIVFCYGKLLHAIKQVSGVNRALGRKREQRVLLMIIIMVVCYLLCWLPYGVMALLATFGPPGLVTPEASIIPSILAKTSTVINPIIYIFMNKQFYRCFYAMLRCTTPERGSSFRSTSRVIRQSKKVLRRTHDNNITLVVASGGPATSTVPNPMEGGPGPLSSEITTKPAKVSLVAHYTE; via the exons ATGATCGTGTCCAACCTGAGTCTGAGCACTTGCGCGCGGTCTGAGAGCGTGTTGTGCTCCAGTGCCGGGGACGGATATCTGGAAGATACTTCACATCGCACTCTAAGCCCGACTGGACACTTGGTGGTTGCAGTATGTCTGGGCTTCATAGGAAGTCTTGGATTCCTCAACAACCTGGTGGTGCTGGTTCTGTTTTGTCGCTACAAACTGCTGCGTTCCCCCATTAATCTCCTGCTGATTAATATATCGCTGAGCGATATGCTGGTGTGCGTGCTCGGAACTCCGTTCAGCTTCGCCGCCAGCACACAAGGACGGTGGCTTATTGGGGCGCGTGGTTGCGTGTGGTATGGCTTCGCAAACACTCTGTTCG GCATTGTGTCCCTGATATCCCTGGCGGTGTTGTCGTACGAGCGCTACAGCACCATGCTGGGCTCCACCGAGGCCGACTCCACTAACTACCGCAAGGTGTCTGTTGGCGTGGCCCTCTCCTGGCTGTACTCCCTCGGGTGGTCCGTGCCACCCCTGTTTGGCTGGAGCCGCTACGGCCCGGAAGGTCCTGGCACCACCTGCTCTGTGAACTGGACCACCAAGACGGCCAACAACATCTCCTACATCATCTGCCTGTTTGTCTTCTGCCTGCTGCTTCCCTTCATGGTCATTGTCTTCTGCTATGGGAAGCTGCTGCATGCAATTAAGCAG GTGAGCGGGGTGAACCGAGCGCTGGGTCGCAAGCGTGAGCAGCGCGTGTTGCTGATGATCATTATCATGGTGGTGTGCTACCTGCTCTGCTGGCTGCCCTATGGCGTCATGGCCCTGCTGGCCACCTTCGGGCCTCCAGGCCTGGTAACCCCCGAGGCCAGCATCATCCCCTCCATCCTGGCCAAGACCAGCACAGTCATCAACCCCATCATCTACATATTCATGAACAAGCAG TTCTACCGGTGTTTCTATGCCATGCTGAGATGTACGACGCCTGAGCGTGGTTCCAGCTTCAGGAGCACGTCCCGCGTCATCAGGCAGAGTAAGAAGGTCCTGCGCCGTACCCATGACAACAACATCACCCTCGTGGTGG